Within Plasmodium vinckei vinckei genome assembly, chromosome: PVVCY_12, the genomic segment GCATGCCggtaaaaaatttacaaaaaggGCATATTAATGGATTggaaatttattaaaattgtatatatacataatattacacacatatatgaTAATTAATTGTgagtatattaaaataaaattaactcataaataaattcttataatgtatgtatattcTCTAATACACATAATAtgattttttgtaaaaattgtacataaaaaataatatatttatttgcttagttttatttaatggatatatttttttctttagcacatactattatttctattttgTTCATGTTAATTTAGTTGAGGTACATTGGCTGCTTGTTGGGCTTGGAAAAACTGAGCTTGCATTTCAAAAAGTTGGCATTCTTTTTCATACTGAAAAGCAATTGGTGTAATTAAAACAACAACTGAAACTCCTGTTACCCAAACAACCCAAGATGTTGTTTTCAATCCtgtttttacaaaattttgaatTCGATTTGATGCCACTCTTAATCTATTTCTAAGTCTAAATCCACcaccttttttaaaattaaatgttGGCTTTCCTGATAAAGCCAAA encodes:
- a CDS encoding mitochondrial import receptor subunit TOM22, putative, giving the protein MGAVISRMIANDDGSSLALSGKPTFNFKKGGGFRLRNRLRVASNRIQNFVKTGLKTTSWVVWVTGVSVVVLITPIAFQYEKECQLFEMQAQFFQAQQAANVPQLN